The following are encoded in a window of Actinomyces oris genomic DNA:
- a CDS encoding chain-length determining protein, giving the protein MDPETLIIALRKNAVLVVMHVVLGTIIGTVFGLLTPAQYTSTANANLYVENGEANLPSTFNYLTSVMPTLVEIGTSESTFAEVSKNTGISQDELRRSVSVTSKTGTTLVEIRCTSTDPERAHRIAEAELSALDSVARDLSSSGQAGNTTASLKVVDSPTTPSSRSSLSAVSTALIGTAIGLAAGAIMAILLYFLSQKNPQDKVEDPLLIIGRRRSREDA; this is encoded by the coding sequence ATGGACCCGGAAACCCTCATCATCGCGCTGCGCAAGAACGCAGTCCTGGTGGTCATGCACGTTGTGCTGGGCACCATCATCGGCACTGTCTTCGGCCTGTTGACGCCGGCGCAGTACACCTCCACTGCCAACGCGAACCTGTACGTGGAGAACGGTGAGGCCAACCTCCCCAGCACCTTCAACTACCTGACCTCCGTCATGCCGACGCTGGTGGAGATCGGAACCTCGGAGAGCACCTTCGCGGAGGTCTCCAAGAACACAGGAATCAGCCAGGACGAGCTGCGCAGGTCCGTGTCGGTGACCAGCAAGACCGGCACCACGCTGGTGGAAATCCGGTGCACCAGCACGGATCCCGAACGCGCCCACAGGATCGCCGAGGCCGAGCTGAGCGCCCTGGACTCGGTGGCCCGTGACCTGTCCAGCTCCGGGCAAGCGGGGAACACCACCGCATCCCTCAAGGTGGTCGACTCCCCCACGACCCCCTCCTCCCGCTCGAGCCTGTCGGCCGTGTCCACCGCACTGATCGGGACCGCCATCGGACTGGCCGCCGGCGCCATCATGGCGATCCTGCTGTACTTCCTGAGTCAGAAGAACCCGCAGGACAAGGTCGAGGACCCGCTGCTCATCATTGGGCGTCGTCGCTCTCGGGAAGACGCCTGA